From a single Stomoxys calcitrans chromosome 4, idStoCalc2.1, whole genome shotgun sequence genomic region:
- the LOC131997146 gene encoding uncharacterized protein LOC131997146: MEVLNPRFTGLTNFHVMEWLRSINHTKKKCGLRNLATITNETQQFLEESPCKYQSRESIRGFLNDMEPYTLSMKELFKMINDPPSSALHIQLLFKESEERLSEDQVNEIIRISKRHFPGPPPESN, from the exons ATGGAAGT TCTTAATCCTCGTTTTACTGGTTTGACGAACTTCCATGTCATGGAATGGCTAAGGAGTATTAATCATACAAAAAAGAAGTGTGGACTAAGGAACTTGGCCACCATCACTAATGAAACCCAACAGTTTTTGGAGGAATCTCCATGCAAATATCAGAGCCGTGAAAGCATTAGAGGGTTTTTAAATGATATGGAACCTTACACATTGAGTATGAAGGAGTTGTTCAAGATGATCAACGACCCACCTTCTAGTGCTTTGCACATACAGTTGTTATTTAAAGAAAGTGAGGAACGTTTAAGCGAGGACCAAGTTAATGAAATTATACGAATATCAAAGAGACACTTTCCAGGTCCTCCGCCTGAGTCAAATTAA